The nucleotide window AATTAAACCCTATATATTGATTGTGTATGCATAGAAAATTTCTCACATCAAACAAGATCGATTCTTTATTGTTAAGATGCCTCCCATTAGAAAACACAAGTCTGGAGctcagaagagaaaagaaaaggaatgacaAGAAGCATTAACTCAATCTCTAGCTGGATCACTTGATAAGTATTTTGGGGGAAACAAAAAGGCAGAAACGTCAGTTCAAAATGTGGTGAATGATCAGGAAGATGAGTATAATAATGAACAACATGATGAACCCATGAATGCTCATGATAATCatggtgaagaagaaagagagcatATGATTGACACTGAGAATGAAGATCAACTCATGGATGAGGAAGATAATGATAGTATGGATCAAGATGTCCAAAATGAAGATTTCAATGAGCAAATTAACTTTCCTTTGAATGTTGATGACCCAGGTAATTGGGATAAGATTGACTATAATATCAGAGACTTTTTGGTTGAAAGAGGTCCTCAAAGAGACCATGATTACAATTTTCCCAAAGATAGTAGAGGCAGACATTTTTCTTCAGAACATTTCTTTCGATATTTACCAAATGGCGAGAAGCAAGATCGGAATTGGCTAGTGTATTCAGAGTCTCTAGATAGAATATTTTGCTTTTGCTGCAAGTTGTTTAAGAAGGACGAGCAGAAAATTAATTTGGCCAACATAGCTGGTGTAGGATACAAAGATTGGAAGAACCTTGGTCGGAGGCTTAAGGGTCATGAAACAAGTAATGTGCATGCTTATTGTATGAGTAGATGGATTGAATGGAAAAAGAGACTACAAAAGAATCAGACAATTGATAAAAGCTGGCAAGAACAGATTGTGAAAGAGAAAGAGCATTGTGGACAAGTATTACTCAGGATAATTGTTGTTGTCAAAAGACTTGCAAAAAATAATTTGGCATTTCGTGGAGATAGTGAGAAGCTTTATGTGGAGAATAATGGAATTTTTTTGCAAATGATTGAGATGCTTGCTGAATTTGATCTAACAATGCAAGAGCATGTTCGACGCATTCAAAGTCATGAGACACACTACCATTATCTCAGTCACAAAATTCAAAATGAAATGATACAAATGTTAGCAAGTGAGATAAAACAATCAATTGTTACAAGTATCAAAGAAGTCAAATACTTTTCCATTATTGTGGATTGCACTCCCGATGTAAGTCATGAAGAGCAAATGTCTCTTGTAGTACGGTGTGTGGAGGTTTCTTCAAAGCCTATAATGGTAGAAGAGTTCTGGCTAGAATTCTTGAAAGTAGATGATACGTCAGGTCTTGGGCTTTTTACTGAGATTACAAATGCATTGAGCACTCTTCAACTTGATATTGATGATATAAGAGGACAAGGATATGACAATGGAGCTAATATGAAAGGAAAACACAAAGGTGTTCAAAAGAGGCTTCTTGAAGTAAATCCTAAGGCATTCTACACTCCATGTGGTTGTCATAATCTCAATCTTGCACTTTGTGATATGGCAAATTGTTGTCCCAAAGCTATGTCTTTTTTTGGAGTGATTCAAAGGATATATTCATTGTTTTCATCATCTAAAAAGCGAGGGCAAGTTTTCAAAGATTTTGTGGATGGTCTTACAGTTAAGCCGTTGTCACAGACACGTTGGGAGAGTCATGTTGAAAGTGTTAAACCCATAAGATTTCAAGCTCGTAAAATAAGAGATGCTTTAATTCACATGGCAGAAGTTAGTGAAGATCCGAAGACAAAGAGTGAAGCTGAGTCGTTAGCAATATCTGAAATGGAGAACTTTGAATTCTTGCTTGGCATGGTTATTTGGTACAAGTTATTATTTGCCATCAATACTGTTAGCAAAATTCTTCAAACTGAAGACATGCATATTGATTTTGCCATCACAGAACTAAAGAAACTTATTTCTTCTCTTGAGAATTTTAGAGAAATTGGGTTTGAGGAGGCCATGATTGACTCTAAGAAGATCGCGAATGAAATGGAGATTGAAGCTGTATTTCGTGAAAAGCGAGTCATTCGGAGAAAGAGACAATTTGATGAGAGTGCTAGTGAAGAAGTGACACAATCACCTGAAGAATCATTCCGAGTTAATTACTTCACATATATAGTTGATCAAGCTCTTTCTTCACTTAGAACTCGGTTTGAACAGTTTCAAAAATATGAAGAACTTTTTGGGTTCTTATTCGATGTAGAGAAGTTGAAGTGTTCAGATAATGATAGCTTGAAGAAGTATTGTGCTAATCTTGAAACTTCTTTGACACATGGCGGGATCTCTGACATTAATGGGGAAGAACTATATTCAGAATTGAACTATCTAAAAGACACTTTACCAGAGGAGGCAAAAAGGGCAATTGAAGTGTTGAATTATTTAAAGGAGATGGAGAGTTGTTACCCAAATGCTTGGATTGCTTATAGAATTTTGTTGACTATACCGGTCATAGTTGCTTCTGCAGAAAGAAGTTTCTCaaagttgaaattgatcaaatcttaTCTTCGGTCAACCATGTCACAAGAAAGATTGAATGGTTTATCTATGCTATCTATTGAAAAAAATATGGGAGATAAACTTGATTATGACAACATTATTTGTACTTTCGCAGCTAAAAATGCGAGAAGAGCAAGGTTTAAGTGATGCTTTGTAAATTTAAAGGTGTGATGGCCtagcctcccactgggttccagccataaaaaaaaaaattatgtttacCTAGTTTTGTAATTCAGAATTTTATGCAAGGAATAAATATTCATATACTTTtgtattgttgttgatttcatatttacttttattcaaaatacatgattttATACTGTTATTTGGCGcaaaaaaaatacacacacacacacacacatatatatataggaggccacattttaattcttcACCTCAGGCCGTTAGAATCTTAGGACCGGCCTtggaactgggcatttgaaactgaagggcctAGGGGGAAAGCATTTAGAAAaaatgttagcgtgagtggacaaaagttaataattataacaaaaGGAAGAAGGAAAGAGTTTTATATTTTCCCACAATTTATCTTTGGAAAAATAAATTTCCGATGCATGCAAGATTTAGAAAATTTAATTCCTTAACTTCAAAAGAgcataag belongs to Rosa chinensis cultivar Old Blush chromosome 4, RchiOBHm-V2, whole genome shotgun sequence and includes:
- the LOC112198668 gene encoding zinc finger MYM-type protein 1-like, whose translation is MNAHDNHGEEEREHMIDTENEDQLMDEEDNDSMDQDVQNEDFNEQINFPLNVDDPGNWDKIDYNIRDFLVERGPQRDHDYNFPKDSRGRHFSSEHFFRYLPNGEKQDRNWLVYSESLDRIFCFCCKLFKKDEQKINLANIAGVGYKDWKNLGRRLKGHETSNVHAYCMSRWIEWKKRLQKNQTIDKSWQEQIVKEKEHCGQVLLRIIVVVKRLAKNNLAFRGDSEKLYVENNGIFLQMIEMLAEFDLTMQEHVRRIQSHETHYHYLSHKIQNEMIQMLASEIKQSIVTSIKEVKYFSIIVDCTPDVSHEEQMSLVVRCVEVSSKPIMVEEFWLEFLKVDDTSGLGLFTEITNALSTLQLDIDDIRGQGYDNGANMKGKHKGVQKRLLEVNPKAFYTPCGCHNLNLALCDMANCCPKAMSFFGVIQRIYSLFSSSKKRGQVFKDFVDGLTVKPLSQTRWESHVESVKPIRFQARKIRDALIHMAEVSEDPKTKSEAESLAISEMENFEFLLGMVIWYKLLFAINTVSKILQTEDMHIDFAITELKKLISSLENFREIGFEEAMIDSKKIANEMEIEAVFREKRVIRRKRQFDESASEEVTQSPEESFRVNYFTYIVDQALSSLRTRFEQFQKYEELFGFLFDVEKLKCSDNDSLKKYCANLETSLTHGGISDINGEELYSELNYLKDTLPEEAKRAIEVLNYLKEMESCYPNAWIAYRILLTIPVIVASAERSFSKLKLIKSYLRSTMSQERLNGLSMLSIEKNMGDKLDYDNIICTFAAKNARRARFK